ACGCTTGGTAGTGAACGATAGCCAATTCATTAGTCCCAGGCTCTCAAATACCTGTTGTACCGTCTTTGATTGCTCATCCTCTTCTTTAGGAGAAACGTTTCTCCTAGATTCTGTCTCAGAATCTAAATTGTCAGAAATATTATCCCCTGGTTCAGTTTCATCTGAGTTAGGAGAAACGTTTCTCCTAGATTCATTTAATGAGTCTGTTGGCTGTTGTTCTCCTTTGCTGTGAGCGTTCTTCATTCGGTACAGCAAAGATTTGACGGCTTCTACATCGCAATGCAGCCGAATTGCCAACAGGTGCAAAATACCTTCAGTTTCTTCAACAGGGTTAAGGTCTTCTCGTTGTAGGTTTTCAATCAAAGCCAACTGAAATGCTTGGTCATCTGATAGCTCACGCACAACCACAGGCACAACTTCAACTTTTATTTCTTGTGCTGCCCTATAGCGTCGTTCTCCTGCTACTAATTCGTATTTTCCCTCCGCCCCTGGACGAACTAACAGAGGTTGGAGAATGCCATGCTGTTTGACTGACTCAACTAATTCTTTTAATGCTTGTGGGTCAAAGTATCGCCTGGGTTGGTGCTGAGGCAGAACTATATCTTCAAGTTTGATAGTAGTTTCAGTAGCGGTTAGCTTTTCTCCATCTGCTGAGGATAACCAAGGAGCAGGCGGTGGAGTTGTAATTTGACCCCCAAAGGGTTTCTCAGTTTGTTTACGTCGGATCACAAAGCCTCCAAAGAATTAGCGATTTCTTCAAGGATAGTCACTACAGAATGTTTCGGGTCAAATACTGCTAGGGGCGCACGTTCTTCTGTCGCATCAACAAAAGCGGTAGCTCTGGGGATGGCTGGGAAAATCCGACCCCAAGCTGAAAGTTGTTCACCTATTGCTGCCAATGCTCGTTTATCGGCTGAGTTTTGGTGAGCATACCGAGTGGGAACAAACCCTGCTATTTGGATTTTGCGATTAGCTTTATTTTTAACGTGGGTAATAGTTTGTAAAAGTTCGTCTGTTCCCTCAAAGGCTTTGAGATGAGTTTCCACGGGTACGAGAACGTGTGTGGCCGCGACTAAGGAGATATAAGAAAGCAATCCTAAACTGGGGGGACAGTCTATCAGGATGAAATCGTATTCATCTAAAACGAATTCAACGGCTTCCTTGAGACGGAAGTCACGCATGGCAGCACTGACTAACTGCATTTCGGCTCCACTCAGAACTCGGTTAGCTGGAACCAAGTCCATACCGTGAATATCTTCATGAATTGGTAAGGGTTGCTCGTCGATAATGGCATCAGCAACGGTTTTTTGTAACTGAGATGGCACTAACCCCATGAATTTGGTCAAGGATGCTTGGGGGTCTATGTCGATGAGGAGAACACGGTGTTCTCGCTTCGCTAGGTGGTATCCCAGGTTTTGGGTCAATGTCGATTTGGCGACACCACCCGCCTGATTAAACAGGGCAATAATGCGGCATTGCTGGTTAGAAGTTGACACTGGCTCTTGTTCCTAGAAAATACGTTGAGGTAGGGTCAACCGACTCGGTTTTAGTTTCCAGTTTACGTGTATCAGGTGAAAAAAGTTTATTTTTACATAGAATTTGCAGTAGAGTTTATATAACTTCACCGTATGTAGATTTCACGGTGTCACTATTATTGCCAAAACAACGAAGCAGGGAAAATCGTAGAAGCAGTAATATGAAAATTCCGCCTGATGCTATTATTGCTAACGAAAAAATCACCCGCTACTTATTAGTACCAAGAGAACAAGACGATAAATCAAAGTTTCTCGCAATGGCTGGATTTACACAAGACAATCCAGAACTCTTAAAAGCAGCAATTCGTCAACTGGCAGATACAACACCAGCAATAAAAGACAGAGATAATGAATATGGGGTGTTCTATCGCGTCACTGGTGAATTAATCGGCTTAAATCAGCGAAACTTAGCAGTAATTACAGTTTGGCTACAAAGGGCTGTTGACGGCAAGTTTCAGTTTATCACCCTCAAACCTAACAAGGAGTCGGCAAATGAGCTTTGAACTGTACCAGCGTGTCGCTTTAAATCGTGACTTAGACGAGTATCAATTAAAAAAAGGTGATGTCGCAACTTTGATTGATTTTGTCCCTCATCCCAGTAATGGCGCAGACGGATGTGTTCTAGAAGTATTCAATGCAACTGGTGAATCAATAGCTGTTGTCATCGTTCCCATAACTGATATTAAACCACTGAAAAATCATGAAATTTTAAGCGTTCGCTCTTTGGTGGAAATTTAAGTTGCCTAGTGGCACAGTTGTTAAAAAATATCTTTCAACTCGCACACATAAATGTGGTTGTGAGTTGCTCCCAATATGTCAATGCAGCAATAAAGATTTTGAATCGCGGCATCGCTACCGGAGGGCATCCGGGAACTAACACGCTTAGAACTAGCAACCACTACTCTGCCTGTGGAAACCCTGTCCTGTGCAAGTGGCTAGGGCGAATTTAGAATCCGTTAGCCTAAAAAGGTGGAAACCATGATGATCAAAAACGAGCAACAATATCAAAATTCCTTAGATTGGTTGCAACGCTTTGAACAGTCTATCGCCCAATTGGATAACAATGAACAATTGAAGGCAGAACTAGAACGATGGAAGCTGCACCGAGACTCATATCAGAGCCAAGTTGACGAGTTAAAGTTAGAAATTTCGGAATACGAAAGACTTATTAATTGCGACATCAGCAAGCCTTTAAAAATTAAAGTTGATTCTTTAAACAAGCTGCCAAATGCTTTAATTAAAGCTCGGATAGCAGCCCAAATTAGTCAGCAAGAACTTGCTGATATATTAGGAATTGATGAACAAAGAGTGAAAGAATATGAGGATACAGATTATCAATGTGCTAGTTTTGTAGAAATTCTCGAAGTCAGCACTGCTTTGGGTGTTGAATTTGAAACTGCAACTGTGCAAGTAGATTTTTCAGAAATAGAAGCAGTTAAAGAAAGCGTTGACAAATGGCAAAAAGAAAAAATGAATATTAAAACTAAAGCTTCATAACTAGGGTTGACAACATGAAAACTCAAAGATAAATGGTGTAATGTTGCCGTTTTTGCTATCCACATCGCCCACTAGTCTGAAAGCTCACGGGAAGCCTCCCCAAAAATTATATTGTAAATTTTTGTAACCTTTACTAGACGATTTGGATAAAAGCCACAATTAGCATCCGATAGTTTTTAGAGGAATAATATTCTCAGAAATAAATATATGAACGAGCAACAGCTTCAAGAGCTAGCTCTACAAGCCCAACAACACCCACTAGGTACAACTGCTAGACGGATAACTTTATCAAAACTAATCGATGGTATATACTGCTCAGGCAAACTTTGCCACCCATATAACGGTCAATTTCAAGGAGTTTACGAACAAATTTATCAGGAGGCAGTACAAGACCTATTTTTGTATATCTGTAAAAATATTGACAAGTACGACCCGGAACGGGCTTTATTTATGACTTGGGTCAATATGTTATTGAGTCAACGTTTTTTTAAAGAGGCTATTCCCAAAATAATTGGCAAAGTCCATGAAATTAATGTCGAAAGTTCTGTCTTAGAAAACTTGGAATATTTGGTATTTAACGATAGCGAGAACGAGGATAATTATATCTTTGCTTTTAAAAAAATCAGACGATATATAGAAATAGACCCAAAAGGGATTTTTAAACAAGCACATATCAAAAAATATCCGCAAGTAAATTTCCAGGAAATTGCTGTCAAAAGATGGTCAGGTATATCTTGGAAAGACATTTCCGAAGAATTGAATATTCCAGTGGCAACATTAAGTAATTTTTATCAGCGAACTTTAGAGGAATTTCGCGACGAATTTAGAGATTTAGGTGGTGGTGAAGACTTAACTTAGAGGAAACAAATGATGAGTGACATGGCAACTATTTCTACATTTACTGGTCCGATATCAACCGTCGCTCGCAGGCTAGCAGAAAAATGGTCAAGAGAGCAAGCCACACCCGAAAAAAGCCAGCAGGTTTTGCTTAATACCTTGTCTGTATCTTTCGTGAATTTCTATCTAGAATGTATGGAGTTTGAAACTGACCTAGAAGCGAGTGACAGTTGGAATCCAGTAAAACAAACTCTGATGGATGTAGCTGATTTATTGATTACAAATTTGGGCAAATTGGAATGCCGTCCGGTGTTAGAAAATGCACAGTTTGTTTATGTACCACCGAAAGTCCAATCAAACCGGATTGGCTATGTTGTTGTGGAAATAAGTGAATCTTTCCAATCAGCCAAGTTGTTAGGATTTGTCAAGGAGGTATCAATTGATAACTTTCCTATTAACCAACTACAACCTCTAGAAAATTTACTGAATTATTTAGAATTTCTAGAATTACAGACAACTAAATTTAAGAGTCAAAATTTGGATTCATCTAGTCAAAATGTTGCCGAATTAAAAAGATGGTTTGAGAATATTTTTGAGTCTAGTTGGTCAACAATTGAATCTATATTCTTAACTGAACTAGGTTGGCAATTTAGAAGTGCAGAAGATGGGCTAAAAAACTCTGTTGAACGGGCTAAATTGATTGATTTTGGGATAAAAGCTAACAGGGAATCAGTAGGGATAGTTGTTAAAGTCAGTCATGACGAAAACAACTTGGATGAGATGAAAATTATTGTGGAGTTACATCCAACAAATGGTCAAGAGTACTTGCCATCCTCTCTTCATGTGATGATTTTAGATGAAGAGGGAACTGCTGTTATGGAAGCTAAAGCCAAAAACGATAACAAAAAAATTTCATTGGAGTTTAACGCCGATGTGGGAGATAATTTCAGCGTCAAGATAGTTTTAGGAGATGTCAGCGTGATAGAGAACTTTTTAATCTGAAATTAAGGGACTTGCAGAGAAATCAGATACCAGATAATCAGCCCATTTAAAGTTATATAAATAGGCTTTCAGTATAACCAACTAACCCAGTTTTTGAGTCAATTTACCTCATAAGTACCTACACATAAATATTTAGCCATTTTTCAACGTGATTGAAATCGCTGTATTCCTTCCCTGTTCCCTTTCTTAAGTAGATAATTTATTTTGCATGACTACTTATAAACGTAAGTAAGTCGGCACGATAAAAACCATGTATGTTTAGTTTTGTGAAAACTGTAGAATGACCAATTTATAAGCTATTCGATGATTTTACATTTCGTCACATAGCTTGATTTTTTAACGCCGACTTACTTATACACCCCTGAAAAGATAATTGCAGCCTTTATTCCTTTGCATAAGTAACAAACAACTATAGATATATACTCATGATGATTTGTGCATCACACAATTGTGGTATTACCGATGACAAAGTTGATTGTTCTAAAGCTAGATGGCAATTTACAGCAGGGTGTACGGGTAACGCTTTCA
The window above is part of the Tolypothrix sp. PCC 7712 genome. Proteins encoded here:
- a CDS encoding ParB/RepB/Spo0J family partition protein, whose product is MIRRKQTEKPFGGQITTPPPAPWLSSADGEKLTATETTIKLEDIVLPQHQPRRYFDPQALKELVESVKQHGILQPLLVRPGAEGKYELVAGERRYRAAQEIKVEVVPVVVRELSDDQAFQLALIENLQREDLNPVEETEGILHLLAIRLHCDVEAVKSLLYRMKNAHSKGEQQPTDSLNESRRNVSPNSDETEPGDNISDNLDSETESRRNVSPKEEDEQSKTVQQVFESLGLMNWLSFTTKRLPLLNLPEEILIALREGKLEYTKAQALARVKDEELRKQLLSETIANDWSLNQIKEQIIANISSEPSASSKTPNQIPERLKDITQRIKKRQLWKEPRKQKQLVNLINKLEALLGDE
- a CDS encoding ParA family protein, with the translated sequence MSTSNQQCRIIALFNQAGGVAKSTLTQNLGYHLAKREHRVLLIDIDPQASLTKFMGLVPSQLQKTVADAIIDEQPLPIHEDIHGMDLVPANRVLSGAEMQLVSAAMRDFRLKEAVEFVLDEYDFILIDCPPSLGLLSYISLVAATHVLVPVETHLKAFEGTDELLQTITHVKNKANRKIQIAGFVPTRYAHQNSADKRALAAIGEQLSAWGRIFPAIPRATAFVDATEERAPLAVFDPKHSVVTILEEIANSLEAL
- a CDS encoding DUF6883 domain-containing protein, producing the protein MKIPPDAIIANEKITRYLLVPREQDDKSKFLAMAGFTQDNPELLKAAIRQLADTTPAIKDRDNEYGVFYRVTGELIGLNQRNLAVITVWLQRAVDGKFQFITLKPNKESANEL
- a CDS encoding DUF4926 domain-containing protein, which translates into the protein MSFELYQRVALNRDLDEYQLKKGDVATLIDFVPHPSNGADGCVLEVFNATGESIAVVIVPITDIKPLKNHEILSVRSLVEI
- a CDS encoding helix-turn-helix transcriptional regulator, which translates into the protein MIKNEQQYQNSLDWLQRFEQSIAQLDNNEQLKAELERWKLHRDSYQSQVDELKLEISEYERLINCDISKPLKIKVDSLNKLPNALIKARIAAQISQQELADILGIDEQRVKEYEDTDYQCASFVEILEVSTALGVEFETATVQVDFSEIEAVKESVDKWQKEKMNIKTKAS
- a CDS encoding DUF1822 family protein codes for the protein MMSDMATISTFTGPISTVARRLAEKWSREQATPEKSQQVLLNTLSVSFVNFYLECMEFETDLEASDSWNPVKQTLMDVADLLITNLGKLECRPVLENAQFVYVPPKVQSNRIGYVVVEISESFQSAKLLGFVKEVSIDNFPINQLQPLENLLNYLEFLELQTTKFKSQNLDSSSQNVAELKRWFENIFESSWSTIESIFLTELGWQFRSAEDGLKNSVERAKLIDFGIKANRESVGIVVKVSHDENNLDEMKIIVELHPTNGQEYLPSSLHVMILDEEGTAVMEAKAKNDNKKISLEFNADVGDNFSVKIVLGDVSVIENFLI